In one window of Bombus vancouverensis nearcticus chromosome 10, iyBomVanc1_principal, whole genome shotgun sequence DNA:
- the Arl5 gene encoding ADP-ribosylation factor-like 5: MGLLFAKLWSLFGNEEHKIVMVGLDNAGKTTILYQFLMNEVVHTSPTIGSNVEEVVWKNIHFIMWDLGGQQSLRAAWSTYYTNTEFIIMVIDSTDRERLGVIREELYSMLNHEELSKANVLVYANKQDLKGSMTAAEISRQLDLTSIKKHQWHIQSCCALTGEGLYQGLEWIVGRLKKT, from the exons ATGGGATTATTATTTGCAAAGTTGTGGAGTCTCTTTGGCAATGAAG aacATAAAATAGTAATGGTAGGGTTAGATAATGCTGGTAAAACTACTATATTATACCAGTTCCTAATGAATGAAGTTGTTCATACATCACCAACTATTGGATCCAATGTTGAAGAAGTTGtttggaaaaatattcatttcataATGTGGGATTTGGGTGGACAACAAAGCCTGAGAGCTGCATGGTCCACATATTATACTAATACTGAGTTTATTATTATGGTTATAGATAGTACAGATAGGGAAAGACTTGGTGTAATAAGAGAAGAATTGTACTCAATGTTAAATCATGAAGAATTAAGCAAAGCTAATGTCTTAGTTTATGCTAATAAACAAGACTTAAAAGGTAGCATGACAGCTGCTGAAATTTCTAGACAACTAGATTTAACTTCCATTAAAAAACATCAATGGCACATACAAAGCTGTTGTGCACTTACTGGAGAGGG GCTTTACCAAGGTCTTGAGTGGATTGTTGGACGTTTAAAAAAGACATGA